In the genome of Melitaea cinxia chromosome 4, ilMelCinx1.1, whole genome shotgun sequence, the window ttatcttatattttttataaaactaattactATAGTAATTTTATTGGCGTTGCAGGCAAAAGTAgggtacataattatgtacatacacaacaattaaaaaaactgtttagaTTTAAAACCATTAACATTACATGTGCGTGTAAGGTACAAATAATTACACAGTGgaatgtgtttattattatatgaaaacaTAAGGAACAAATATTGTGATAACACCAGCTTGTTAGCTCGAAGTGGTGCACGATAAGCGTGTGGTTGGTACCCAGTGaatctattattataaaatggcGCGTCCGCTCACACAAATAGTTGTGTTCCAcattattctttatttgttgTTACAAGTGAACGCATCACCATATACAGTTCAAgattttaaaagtttgtttgcTAATCCTGTTAAAgactttataaaattgtttcaacAAGTGGGTACAGGGAGTGAAAGTCAAAAGCGGGACTGGAAAAATAAGACAGATTATAAGATTAATGAAAAAATGATAGAGGTGCCACCAAATACTAATAATGAGTGTGGATATGGTACGGCGAAGGACGTAAACGGAGTGTGCAGAACTCCGTTTTAATCGGATCGTAGACAAACATTGTTACCGAGTTAACGCAGTTAAGTTAGTACATTACGTTAAAATGGACGTAAAAATTGTGCTCGTAACGTTATTTATACTAAGTGTGATCGGAGTAGGAGAGGCTGgagttgtttttaattttcacgaCAAACTACGCATGGCCACTACGACAGTGAAAAATCTTCAAAGCGGCCAAGTCATTAGAGTACCAGATCTTGAATGTCCTGACGGTTATCGTATGGATAAACTAGGCAATTGCCGTCAAAGATTATAGAGGTACGTTTTTCTGTAATAAATCATAATGAagttaataaaaacaactttcactgaattttttaacgtaacacaaatataatatttttactatatatatatatatatattaaagcttaccaagcgtttatttataaaagatatatagaTTTCGTCGATTTTTGTACACAGTTGTGCATCGTTTTTTATTCgttaattttttgtctaattcAATAAAATGGCTTACCGAATTACTATCagtttattttaatcataatatgtcaaggttaataatttatctttccGGATTGTGTTTCctgaaattattattgtactttTATGCCATTGAATATAATCAGAATCTTAAAAGCATTTatcgataatttttatattttttacagatCACAGTTGaggaataatttaaaagattgtACTATCTCTCTACGGAAGAACTTTTGGTCTGATGATTATGTATCATATTTTATCTCCTCTGCTCAGAAGAAGAAGTCAACGTTTGATATATGTACATTATTATTGTCAGTATTAATAACAGATTAAACAGATTTTCTGCATCAGTAAAGTTTGAGTAGAATGATGAATGCTGATTAGTATCGTAACATgtactatatgtatgtataacgtatatatatataatcaatttTACTGAGTCATATAACTTATTTGTAAACTCTAGTTAGTACCTttggtttaataaaatttggttttcttttattattttatcgaaTATCTTCCAGGTTGGCTACGGaagtcttaaattatttaatattatacttgctgcatgatatttaattatttaaatgacgaAGTGGAAGTTTTATAGCTTGATTGCGTTTAACCGTTTTCGCTTATTTTAGGATTTATACgaccaacttaaaaaaattactaatggGTTTAAAAAGCCTTTCTAATAATGAGAAGCGTAgctaaaattaatatcattagtatataataatagtagtcacaatgttagttgccATACTTCTCTGAAACagatggaccgattttcatgagattttgtgtgcatatcgggtaggtctgagaatcagccaacatttattttttaaactcctTAAGGATAAGGGGGACGTttaggggggttaataacaaatatggaaaaataacgtttgcggggacaggtagtaattatttaaagatttaagatttatttattaatttggttATTCCCACCTGTTTCACAAATTCTAAAGtcgtttaattgttttttatctgtaatcTGTAATTGAATTCATACCTATGTCATAAACTAATTTATTGGAACTAttatcattgttttatttttaattaaatgaacatATCCAACCTTAAGCTTTTGTAATCGCCACGCTTTTAATTCTTGATATACATAATGTAATACTAAATTACTAAATTggttgaaatgaaaatgaaattaaatgacaatatttattttgctaTTAGGTGATTGATTACGCGTACTTAAAGAACGTCAAAAACAAAACtacattgaaaaataaataaaagtcatGGTAGCAactaataatttcaaaattactacaatattaacattacaaacttagttaAAGTACCCAGCGctatgcaataattttttttattttgctcttATCTCTAGTTTCTCGGTAGACATCGTCTTTCTATTACTTATGTCATCggcattatattatttaacctAATTGACCCTAGTGTTGCCCGAGAAGAAAAAAAGCAAGAGCAAAAAAACTCTCGGTACTCTTTTCCAAATTTAAGGTCGTTCCacaaaaaactaaacaaaatttacaGTATGACCAAGGAGTGAACAGGACAAGCGCGAGACGGCTAATCGTGTGTGCCGAAATCACTGtgtaacgtatattttttataaacaattatttagtttCGTCGGATTGCTTTTCTTATTTGCTAGGCGTTAGCGCTGTTAGTTGTTCTTGTGAGTAGGGCTGCGTAAGCAACCTTTGGTGGGGACTCCGCGGTGTGGGTTAGGCTCGCACTATTTAAGCACGGTTGCTGTGCGGCTCCTCCTTTTTTCCCTCGTCTTCAGCCTCGGTGAAATTTGGGGTGCGTTTTGGTTGGGTGAGTCGTTGTTATATTACACAttcttatttaattgtaatatctAGCTTGCTTTTGTGTTGATTGTTAAATGTGTGTTtgttataagattattttttaattgttctaaagtgtattttttattttaattaaattatgttaggATGTGCTTGTTTTTTTGTGGGCCATTTCCGTGTCAACCCGGAGACATTGGGGGTTGACTACGGAAGGGCTCACTTTTTCTGTGTGACCTTCCAGGGTCCTTGGTGTGGCGGACACGTGCGGGTAGTTGTTGCTGGTGATACCACGTGGCCGGACTGGTGGGTTGACCGCTAGGACCCCAACTTACGCCCAACTTTACGACCAACATATACGCCTAATAGTTACAAGAGTTCCGATCAACATCCTTGACCATCAAGAACACTTTAGCACCTTTGAATCTACTTCTGGCAAggaagacaatttttttatctcgGCGTGTGCAAGCCCCGGCCTACGGTAAACCACGCGGCGGTGGAAGGTGTCTTTGAATTTATGGACTAGCCACGTGTCAAGGATTCGCACAAAGATAAGTGACCTTAGTCAACCTCCACCCATGTGCCAGAAGTAAATCGAACCTTCGTgtagttttttaaatgattttttatataagctaGTAGTATTTCgagtagtttaaatttttttttttttatcaatcagCAATATAACGAGTTTACGTCTGATGTTTGAAAGAATATtgttaatctataaaaatagtGTAAGGATGTATGTTGATTCCAtgttttaaagattaatttgtgTTAACTTTAGATTTACttgtaataaattactttttcaaatgttggtctggatttaattttttgtttctctttaaaactagttatttttaatagctaaccattttttaaatatttttttatctctctCAGATTTTAGTTCTCCacgttagaaaaaaataattctgttaTTACTTCCctctaattcatttttttaatttaaattttttttaacgcttGCGACAACTTCATGCTAACTGCTTATAATTTGAATCTTTATCTAATGACAGGGCGGGATATAGAGATAACTTGGTCAAGCCTAATTCATTCCCATAATTTTTCATCGTTAAGGTATTCGTTGATATCACTGTAAGCTTTTCTACACAAAGTTCACTGAGTAGTTTTTTGAAACTTCTGTAAAGGCTGAGGTTGAAACACAGCAGCTGgaatcttattatatattaaaatagacaTTTCAAAAAAGGAAAGACTTTTTTAAGCCGGCATTTaggatataataatattggtaTGTGACTGTTCCTGAGTGTTACATTATTTAAGGAATGACGAATGTGGTTCACTAGCAAATGcctatttttacataaaaacataatattttcataaatatactgcgatgcAAAAGTTAAGGATATTGATACTTTGAATTTCTCATTCAGACATTCTTTGCTTTCTATTGTGTATGAATAATAGATAATCTTTTTCTGCAGAATAAAGATAGCGTTAATATCAGCTGTTTTACCCCATAACAaaatcatcatcttcatcattatcagcacttcagtctatcgcagtccactgctggataaaggcctccaaaagttcgcaccaaaaatggcgtgaactcatgtgttttgccaatagtcaccacgctgggcaggcgagttggtgaccgcagggctggctttgtcgcaccgaagacgctaacgcccgtcttcggcctgtgcatttctaagccagcagttggatagttatcccgccatcggtcggctttataagttccaaggtggtaagggatgttattccttagttgcctcttatgatacccacgggaagagaggggaggGGGAAGGGTAACAAAATTtcctatacattatatatactatGGAATTAGCTGAAATACACTAATCGTGCTGTATTGACATCcgttaataattgtattatctTTACCGCGTAAGCTCCAGAACTCAGTCTATGCGCCAGTTGACAGATATGGGATCCCCACTACTACATAGAATCAATGGTGATTCCAAGAGAAACAGTTGAGTTATGATtccgctttatcaaagattactcaaaaaatagacatcagatctcgatttaatttaaattctttcttttatgctttcgattaaaataaaaaacattaaaattatatataaataataaactgctACTGCCCTCTAGTTGATAATTGATGCCTTCGCGACAGTACGCACCGTCACATAAATAcgtatcaaaaatttaatagtttttgtgtTACCTCAGTACTCTTGACTTGATGGACTGATTgcaatgagtttttttttaattaaaaggtgtTGCGTATcatgtggtccaatttaaatttaattgagatctgacgagtacttttcgagttatgtctttacttgtgtatttacttgtgaattttttcgtcgacctacgttatattataccgtataacttttcactgggttaacctaaatattttgataattcttattttaatcaaaagctgatacttgtcatATGATCTCATTAagatttgatcgagatctgattactaatTGAGTAAtccttaataatgcgtatttacttgattatttgtTCGTGTCTATATGTCGTATTTTTTCGTTTCAACCCCTTTTTTCACATTAAATATTTGCTTATATCCTTTCTCAGGCTCTAgactatctgtgtaccaaatttcatttaaatcggttcagttgTTTTGTTGTGAAAACGCGACAGACAGACTGAGTAacattcgcatttataatattagtaaggaagttagctgaaaagtttgtttgtttgtttaagctagtatataaatacaaaagctAATCTattcgctatttttttttcatttatagaataatttttactatatcaATCTCACCGAGCTAACAAGTAATGAATTATCATCTCACAATGCCGAGTTACTTTCTGTGCcttatttgttaagtatatcAACTGATTGGACCGAAAGATTCAAATCATTCTAGCATCAAAAATGGAGATTTTAGTGATTTCTACTTTTTATATGAACAATTTGATATGaacaattttatcaatttatttatatatgtatattttaacatattgtaaaaaaatatattagagcAGTACAGTAAACAAGTCTGTGTTTTCAAGTTTTctgatttttaacaattttttttttacccaacttatagattatatatatatattatagcatCGCTAAAACTGAAAAAAGGGAACCTGGTCATGTGAGACTTGTTGTTTGTAATATGAAGGTACCTTTAATACTGATACTTCCTTAAAGCATGAGCTAGTAAAGtacataatttgttattatataattgtcaAATAAGTAGCGAGTTTGTTACAATAGTTTTACCCTATTTAGATTTACTTAGTTtgataataaagtttatttaaaatataaaatgcaactattaataaaaataaatgtgtacaatgatcataattatatatttttagtacatttttctGATTGATCAGTACTCTAGCCGAGTCtagatagatatttaaaaaaattgcttaagGTGGTTGTAAAATCAAGTACATGATCAAGTTCTTTTtcgatttttctttttatagcGCCTGAATCCATAAAAGGCTTAGGACATGTACTCTTTAGATAACAGGGGGTCGAATCGCCTGCAAgaagaataattattaaacttaagtcgaaaaaaatacaacataatGTTTGTTAAATCATAgcacatttattaatatttcattaaagtaaaaataaataggcaaaaacaatgaataaatttatattattactagctgagtctgcaaacgttgtcttgccgctaaacgctatttaaaaataggagttggtggtagaagagtgaaaatttaggattgtatgtatttttcaacgccaaatcataataaaataaaaaataaataatttatctaacaattagaaaatttttttagggatggactacccttaacatttagggggatgaaaaatagatgttgttcgattctcagacctacccaatatgcacccaaaatttcatgagaatcggtcaagccgtttcggaggagtttaactactaacaccgcgacacgagataataataataaatactctttgctgtacaccacaaagaaactttataaaaaaagtgatacatacaaagaaatatgtacaaaggcggtcttatcgccaagagcgatttcttccagacaacctttgggcataggacatagtgtagaaataaatttattattattatgattagattattattactattattactaaatttatattatttaaaagtttaaaaaaaagtgaaaataattttgttttcatacTTGGCTTgcagtaattttattttgaaattattttgtaccACTAcccatttatatatacatacccaTACCATACCCATGTTTTCTGTATCACTTTTTCTACAAGATGTTAATATGTGGTCTAGTCtaaattcgtttattttatgtatttagagTTTATTATATACAGAATGACTGAATGAAAACCTTTACTACtgatattaacatttttgaccagagttatatatatgttatacatAGTTATCGAGAGATTGTGACATCAATCGGAATGTTTTACTAATATTTCAAAGTAAGTCTTACTAGCATAAAAAGACCCCGAAAACAAACGGAGAGCCCTATATATGTACAGTTAAAAATATCTTCTTTGAAGAGGATCGAAACTTCAGTCGTGATAAATAAGTGCTATTCACTCAAGAactaaactaatatttattaaaaaaaaaataggaagtttaatacatacttttagaagcaaaaaattaaaaaggacaATTTGATGGAACTTTCAGgtaagtaaacgatcagtaaatagagtttttaatttagtacatGATTTTTAAAATCGACCAGCAAAAATGGTTTTCTAAAATGCATCCTTCTTGAAttattactaatcaaatcttcAATTCGGCGTATTCTAACTGCTGATTAAATTACACGTTTTTAGTTGGTATTACCCTTAATTCATCTTGTGGTATATCATGTATATGATTtgtgttaaaattgttttgctCACCTTGCCCGCGGCGTTCTGTATTTGTTACACTGATACCTGCATCTGAACGATATATAGTTTCGCCATTCATTATAACCATATTCCTGTTATTTGGCCCATGACCGATTCTAGTGTAGGTATGAATATTAGTTGTgcctttattattaaaattggctCCTTGATTTAAATTTCTTCGGCCATTTACGTTATCATTGTAAATAACACCTGTTCTGGAATCTGGTGGAACAGGTTTGTCGttgataataaacaaattattgttaCCTAGTCCATTACCTATTCTGTTATAAGTGTAAGTATTGGTCGGGATAGCATGATTACCCTCATCAAAATTTCTTAGTGTATTTGTATTACCATAGTTATTTACATTCGGGCCGAAACCTTGTACAGGATTACCATTGGTAATaaccaaatttttattattttgtccaTGGCCAAATACGTTATACGTATCAGTGGGACCGTCGTTAAAATGTCTTTGTACATTTGTGTTAGCATTGTTATTTATACTTGGCACCAAATCTGGTTGTATAGGTTGACTGTTTGGTCCACGGTCAAATCTATTATTCCTAAAAGTGGTACCTACATTAAAATTTCTCTGTATATTAGTGTTAACATTGCTAGTATTTGGATGATAGTCTCTTTGTTGAGTATTTGGtcgttgattattattattactagatGAAAAAACTTTTACGGAACTTGCATCTCCATCAAGATCACTTATGAAAAATGTGTGACTATTAGTCATTCCGTTTCCAATATTATTGATACGAGTTATATCTCTCCTCGGTTCGTTACTACCAAATCGATTACCTAAATTGGGCATTTCTTGGGGATTAGGATAATAATTAGCTGGTGactgattaaaattatttggtcTCCTTGCAATGTTACTGTCTGTGCTTATACTAGATCCTGAATTGACGCTGGGACTTTCACCTATATAgaagacattatttttattatttccgtTTCCAACATTTACGACTTCTTTTTCTCCATCAAAGTATTTCGTGTAGAGACTTTCTCTTTCATGTCGATTTTTATTATCGTTTGttgactgaaaataaaatatatttgacattaAAGAAACAATAAgatataacgaaataaaaaaaaatagtataaaatttaagGTACGAATAGGTTAAAATCTATTTGCTATTGCAACGATAATACCCCAGCAAAACATTACGGTACTATAAAACACtgttaaaatctaaaatatatataaataaatatgattctgactcaacggcctccagtaggaacatctcctgtgttgggggtccggaaacaactacataatacacaagcacaaacgcgcagactacggcaaacatctgtatagaaaatacaaaagtataccatgtgcggggttcgaacccgcaaccgccagcgcaacagccaaaatcgcgctgtgaccgttgcgttgcgccaatgcgttgtcttggttaaataaatatactatagtatacacatacggtcgtctgttcctacggtaagcaacttgatgcttgtgttataggtaacaga includes:
- the LOC123670184 gene encoding probable serine/threonine-protein kinase clkA translates to MYVFIFVSTFMINFALYQAGPQNYANQGFKENGPPSPQINYSKSTNDNKNRHERESLYTKYFDGEKEVVNVGNGNNKNNVFYIGESPSVNSGSSISTDSNIARRPNNFNQSPANYYPNPQEMPNLGNRFGSNEPRRDITRINNIGNGMTNSHTFFISDLDGDASSVKVFSSSNNNNQRPNTQQRDYHPNTSNVNTNIQRNFNVGTTFRNNRFDRGPNSQPIQPDLVPSINNNANTNVQRHFNDGPTDTYNVFGHGQNNKNLVITNGNPVQGFGPNVNNYGNTNTLRNFDEGNHAIPTNTYTYNRIGNGLGNNNLFIINDKPVPPDSRTGVIYNDNVNGRRNLNQGANFNNKGTTNIHTYTRIGHGPNNRNMVIMNGETIYRSDAGISVTNTERRGQGDSTPCYLKSTCPKPFMDSGAIKRKIEKELDHVLDFTTTLSNFFKYLSRLG